Part of the Sulfurimonas denitrificans DSM 1251 genome is shown below.
ATGAACACAACTCCAGATATTTTAAAAGAGTCTGCTTATGCTCTTGGCTCAACCAAATGGAATGTTGTTAAAGATATTATCATTCCTTACGCAAAGGCTGGAATTATCGGCTCATTTATATTGGCTCTTGGTCGTGCTATTGGCGAAACAATGGCTGTAACATTTGTTATGGGCAACGTCCATAAAATCTCAACAGATTTGACACAACCAGCAACATCAATTCCTGTAACACTTGCAAATGAGTTCGCAGAGGCCAATAGCACTCTTTACTACTCATCTCTTTTTGAACTCTCTTTACTTCTTTTAGTGGTTAGCTTTACAATTATTTCCATAGCTAAGTTCTACTTTTTACGCAGAAGAAAGGCTCTATAATGACATACACTCAAAAAAGAATCATAATAAATAAAGCAGTAATGACGCTCTCTACGCTCTGTGCTATTATTGGAATGGGCTTTTTATTTTGGATTTTAAGCGTTCTTGTTATCAATGGTATTGATGCACTGAGTGCAAATATCTTTTTAAATGAAGGTGCCCCTCCTGGAAATGATCAAGGCGGTTTAAAACATGCACTTATAGGACAGCTTTATCTCGTTGGTTACGCTTCTATTTTTGGTGTTCCGCTTGGAATATTGGCTGGTACATACCTTAGTGAATATAGTCAAAAATCAAAAATAGCAGAGGTAGTACGTGATATCTCAGATATTATGATGTCTGCACCTTCGATTGTTATTGGTGCTTTTGTTTATGCGGTAGTTGTAACTCCAATGGGACACTTTAGCGGTTGGGCAGGTTCAATAGCTCTGACAATCATAATGCTACCTATTATCCTAAGAACAACAGATGATATGCTTCAACTTGTTCCATCAACACTAAGAGAAGCCGCATTTGCGCTTGGTGCGCCTAAGTACAAAGTAATTATTCAAGTTGTTTATCGTGGGGCAAAAGCTGGTATTTTAACAGGAATTTTACTTGGAGTAGCACGTGTAGCAGGAGAGACTGCTCCGCTTCTTTTTACATCTTTTAATGATAATTTTTTAAATACAGACATGATGCAACCTATGGCATCACTTACCGTAACTATGTACAACTATGCCTCAAGTCCTTATGAAGATTGGCAACAACTTGGCTGGGCAGCTGCTTTTATACTTAGCATGTTCATCTTAACACTAAATATTTTAGGAAGACTATTTTTACTCAAAAAGAGAGGCAAACATTAATGGCAACAATAATTGAAATAAATAAAAAAAAAGCACTTGAAGTTAAAAACTTTGAATTTACCTATGCGAAAGCAGATGTACCAAGTGTAAAAAAACTATCTATGCCTGTGGCAAAACATAACATAACTGCTCTTATTGGACCATCAGGATGTGGAAAAACAACTCTTCTTAGAAGTTTTAACCGTATGCATGATTTATATCCAAACAACAAATATTCAGGCGAAATTACTTTTAAAGATAGAAATATTTTAACATCAAAAGAGGATTTGATAAAACTTAGAATTCAAATAGGGATGATTTTTCAAAAACCGACCGCTTTTCCAATGAGTATCTTTGATAATGTTGCTTATGGACTAAAACTTCAGGGTATAAAAAACAGAACTGAACTTAGTGGCAGAGTTGAAAAAGCGCTCAAAGATGCAGCTATTTGGAATGAAGTAAAAGATAGGCTAAAACATGATGCAAATGGCTTGTCTGGTGGTCAGCAACAAAGACTCTGCATAGCCAGAGCCGTCGCTGTTGAGCCAGAAGTTCTACTCTTTGATGAGCCAACCTCCGCACTTGATCCTATCTCAACAGGCGGGATTGAAGAACTTATCGTTGAACTAAGAGAGAGAGTCTCTATCATAATTGTTACGCACAATATGCAACAAGCTGCCAGAGTTAGTGACTACACTGGATTTATGTACCTTGGAGAGCTAATTGAACTTGGCAAAACAGAAGAGATATTTGTAACACCTAAAGAGAAATTAACAGAAGAGTATATAACTGGAAAATTTGGTTGAAAAATAGAACTAAAACCGCATAAAAAATATAAAAAGGATAAACAGATGGGAACAAAATATCATGAAAGAATAAACTTTATAAAAGATAAACTATCACTTCTTTTAAAAGATATCATAGCTGCTGATGAACTGTCATTGGAGGCATTTAAGAGTGATGATGCAAATAAATTCAAAGAAGTTGAAACATTGTTAGCAAAGATAGGATTAATAGGCGATGAGATTGACAATGAAGTAATAAAAACATTTGCACTTTTTGGACCTGAAGCTAATGAACTCCGCTTTTTAATAACATTTTTAAAAATGACAAATGAGCTTATAAGCATTGGAGGAGGAGTAAAAAAATATGCACGCAGAATGAGCGAACACTCAAAGAGCGGATGTACTATTGAGCCATTCAAGCCTAGTATCTTACTGCTTCATAAAAGCAGTATAAATGCACTTAAATATATTTTAGAGTGTTTTACAAATATTCAAGAGTGCAATTATGAGGATAATTACAGAAAAGTTCTTGTTGAAGAGAGTATGAATGATGATCTTTTTTCTGTGCTTGAAAAAGAGATATTAAATAAAATAATTGATGAAAAAGAGCTCTCAATTGAGTATGTAAAAGTGCTTGGCAGTTTAAGAAAACTAGAGAGATCCTGTGACAGATCAGTAAATATTGCCAACCTTATGATGTACGCAAAATTGGGCGGAGAGATTAAATTTTTTCAGTGATTGCCTAAAATTTAGACAATTAAAATTACATTTTCTATATATTTTGAGATATACTTCACTTATTAAAACTTAGGAGAAACAGATGGGAAAATTTGTAAATTCCATAGAAGAATTTTTTTCTTTTTGCCAAGAAAATGATGTTAAATATGTAGATTTAAGATTTACTGACTTAAAAGGTACATGGCACCATGTTACTTATAGAGCAAGTGCTATAAACGAAGATAATTTAACAAATGGTTTCCCGTTTGATGGCTCTTCCATAGACAAATGGCAACCAATAAACAAGTCAGATATGATTTTAAAAGCTGATGTTCCTACTGCTTTTTTAGATCCTTTTACAGCTGATCCTACCATTATAATTTTTTGTGATGTTTATGACATCTACAAAGGTCAGATGTATGAAAAATGTCCTCGCTCAATCGCAAAAGCTACTCTAAAACATGCAGAATCTCTTGGTATTGCTGATGCTGCATATTTTGGTCCTGAGAATGAATTTTTTGTTTTTGATGATGTAAGAGTCATAGACAACATAAATGAAGCAGGATATAAAATCGATACTGAAGAGGGTGACTGGAACTCTAACACTCACTACCCAGATGGCTACAACAGCGGACATCGTGGCGGTGTAAAAGGTGGGTACTTCCCAGTTGCTCCAATCGATACTCAGGTTGATTTAAGAGCTGAGATGATGGATGTGTTAGAGCAAGTTGGACTTGAAGTAATTTTAGGTCACCATGAAGTAGCGCAAGGTCAGGGTGAAATTGGCATAGTTTTCTCTGATATGATTGGAGCTGCTGATAATGTTCAAAAATTAAAATATGTTGTAAAAATGGTAGCCCACTTAAATGGCAAAACTGCAACTTTTATGCCAAAACCTCTTTTTGGTGATAATGGAAATGGTATGCATGTTCACCAATCTCTTTGGAAGGATGGAAAAAATCTTTTCTACAAAGAGGGAAATTATGCTAATCTCTCAGAGATGGCTCTTAACTATGTAGGCGGTATTTTTAGACATGCAAAAGCTCTAGCTTCTATTACAAACCCATCTACTAACTCATATAAGAGACTTATCCCAGGATTTGAAGCACCTTCGATTCTTACCTATTCAATGCAAAACCGCTCTGCATCTTGCCGTATCCCTTATGGTGCAGGAGAAAAAACTACTCGCATTGAGATGAGATTTCCAGACTCTACTGCTTGCCCTTACTTAGCATTTTCTGCTCTAATGATGGCTGGACTTGATGGTATCAAAAATAAAACTGTTCCTGTTGGACCAATGGATGAAGATTTATTTGAACTAAGTTTAGATGAGATTCGTGAAAAAGGGATTCCTCAAATGCCTCATACTCTACGTGAAGCAACAGAAGCACTTATAGCAGATAACGAATTTTTAAGACCTGTGTTTTCAAAAACATTTATTGATGATTATCAGCACTACATGTTTGAGAGACAAATCTGGCCTGATGAGAGCCGTCCAACTGCTTATGAGTTCAAAACAACTTATAGCTGTTAACACATTTCAAACCTTTATCCTCGCTTTTTGCGAGGTTTTACTCTCTTTTAAAATAATCAGCTAACCACAATTTTGCTATAATTCACATCACAATAACTGTATATAAGAGTGCATTATTGAAATTCAAATTTTATGAAGGTTTATTATGAAAAATATTCCACAAGGGAAATATCGTCCCTATCCAAAGATAGATTTGCCAGACAGAACTTGGCCAAACAACAGCATAACAGAAGCTCCAAAATGGTGTAGTGTAGATTTGCGTGATGGTAATCAAGCACTTATCAACCCAATGGACATGAATAAAAAACTTTCACTATTTGCACTCTTACTCAAAATTGGATTTAAGGAGATTGAAGTTGGTTTTCCATCTGCTTCAAAAGTTGAATTTGACTTTTTACGCCGCCTAGTAGATGACAAACTTATCCCTGATGACGTAACTATTCAAGTATTAGTTCAAGCTAGAGAGCATTTGATAGAGAGAACTTTTGAAGCACTTCGTGGTGTTAAAAAAGCGACTATTCATCTATACAACTCAACTTCGAGTGCTCAAAGAAAAATGGTATTTCAAAAATCTAAAGATGAGATAATTACTCTTGCGCTAGAGGGTGTTGACCTTGTTAAAAAATATGAAAAATCTCATGATGGAGAGATATTTTTAGAGTACTCTCCTGAGAGTTTTACGGGAACTGAATTAGAGTATGCCGCAAAGATAGCAAATGCGGTAACAAAAAGATGGGGGATTAGTGATAGCAGAAAAGTTATCATAAATCTTCCAGCAACAGTAGAGATGGCAACACCAAATATCTACGCAGATCAGATTGAGTGGATGAGCAGACATTTGGACAATAGAGAAAATGTAATCATTTCAACTCACACTCACAACGACAGAGGGACAAGTATAGCAGCTACCGAGTTAGCACTTTTAGCAGGTGCAGACAGAGTTGAGGGAACACTTTTGAGCAATGGAGAGAGAACAGGAAATGTTGATATTATAACTCTTGCTCTTAATATGACAACTCAAGGTATTGATTCTAAACTTGATTTTTCTAACGTAAATGAGGTTTTAGATGTAGTTGAGAGATGCACGGAGATAGAGACTCATGTTCGTCATCCATACGTTGGAGAGCTTGTATATACGGCATTTTCTGGCTCTCATCAAGATGCGATCAATAAAGGTTTAGCTCATAGAAAATCAAATCCAGCTTCACATTGGGAAGTTCCATATCTTCCTATTGACCCAGATGATGTGGGGCGAAGCTATGAGAGCATCATCCGTATCAATTCACAATCTGGAAAAGGCGGAGTTGCTTATATATTAGAGAAAAATTTTGGATACCAACTTCCAAAAACGATGCATCCAGAGATGGGAAAATTAGTTCAAGATGTAAGTGATAAAAAAGGTCAAGAGTTAAGCTCTGAGGAGATATTTGAGATATTTAACGAGAACTACTTTAACATAAAAGAGCATATCTCTTTGGTTGATTTTACAGTCTCATCGCTAAAAGGTATCTCAAAATGTACACTTACCTATATCCTTAATGGCACTGAGATAGTCTCAAACGGAGAGGGTAACGGTCCAGTGGATGCTTGTAGAGACGCTTTAATGAAAGATTATAGAAACAGTTTTTCTATAAACTCATACTTTGAACACTCATTTGGCAACAAAAGTTCTGCAAAAGCGATAGCATATATAGAGATAGAGACCCCTAAGACTCTATCTTGTTTTGGTGTTGGAGCTGACAATGATATAGCAACAGCTTCAGTAAAAGCTCTATTTTGCGCACTAAACAGAGCTTTTATCTAACCCACTAAGCAAAGAAGAACTCTCTTCTTTGCATTTTTTTAAATATAATAATATAAAATTTAAAAAATTTATCCTTAATATCACTATTAATCAAAAGACATTATGCTACAATTAATTACTACAAAAAAAAGGTTTTATTATGTCAAAAAAAATAGTTGCAATTGGTTTAGTAACACTACTGTTTTCATCACTCTCTGCTTATGAATTAAAATCAAATATGTTGCTTTTAAATGCAGAGCTTAGTGAAGTTCAAAGAGCATTCATCTCAAGTGACCAAACTGGTGTGGAAGAGTCTGTTAAGCGTTTTGCAAAGCATGCACAAGATTTACTAGGAAATAAAGAGAAGTTCTCTTCAATGCTTCCTGAGAAGAAAAAGAACAAAGCAAATGAGGCTGTAATGAGCGCACAAATTATCAGCCACAATGTTCAGATTATCTTAGATGCAATTGAAAATAAACATAACCAATCAGGTCAAGTTCGTAGAGAAGAGGCTCAAAGAGCATACACTTACATAGAGCATGCTTGCTTTAGATGTCATAATATTGTACGTGACGAATACTAAGATATAAAATCCACAAAGAGGCTCACTTTAAAAGAGTAGCTTCTCATTTGTATTTGAATCAGCGTCAATGCGAGGTGGTTTTGAAGTGTCGCTAAAGTACTCTTTTTTTCCATCTATTACAATCTCTTTGATTCCATCAGGGGCTTCAAATTTCCTTGGAATCTGAGGGTATAACTCTAAAGCTTTCTCATAATACATAGAAAAAGCTGGTCCTGCTATTCTACCACCTGTCTCTATTCTATCCATTGGTGTATTATCATCATTTCCAAACCAAACAACAGTCTCAATACTTGGAGAGTACCCTGCAAACCATCCATCCATATTTTTGTTAGTAGTTCCTGTTTTTCCAGCCAATTCAATACCATCAACTCGAGCAGAGCGTCCAGTACCACGCTCAACAACATCTCGCAGTATAGTTGTCATTATATACGCCTGAGCTGGGTCTGTGATGTACTTGCTCTTTAACTCACTCTCAAAAATAGTAGTAACTCCTTTATCGATATTTCGTATAAGAGTTGGTTCAACCTGAACCCCATCATTTGCAAAAGAGCTATAGTAGTGCGCCAATTGCAGTGGGGAGAGAGTAATACTTCCTAATGCTATAGAGAGATCTGGCGGAAGATTTTTAATACCAAATTTTTTAAACTCTCTAAGTAGTTGTGGCAATCCTATATCATTTACTAAATTTATCGTTGCTAGATTGCTTGAGTGCACCAGTGCTTCTCTGAGTGTTAAGAGTCCTTTATAACTCTTTTCATAGTTCTTAGGCTGCCACTTCTGCTCCTCTCCATCTTTGTAATAAGTATATGTTCTTGCAATATCAACCAACTCTGTCACGCCAGAGTAGCCTAAATCAATTGCAACTTGATATATAAATGGCTTAAAAGCAGAACCTGGTTGACGCCTTCCTTGAGTGGCTCTGTTGTACGAGCTTTTTTTATAATCAACACTTCCAACAAGAGCTAAGATATCTCCATTTTTTGGGTTTATTGATACTAATGCGCCATTTAAGAGGTCCGTTTTTGTGCCCTGTTTATCTTTTGAGGGTGTACTTGCTTCTATTCTTGCCACAGAGAGATTGTAAGCTTTTTTAAGCGAATCTTCTGCCGCTTCTTGAAGTTTTAAATCAATTGTTGTATGTACCTCATATCCGCCTGATTTAAAATCGTTTATGCCAATTCCTGCAACTATTCTTTGTACTTCATCTACAATAAATGGTGCACTGTTTTGTGTTAGAGTATCATCAAAAACTTCTGGCTTCTCAAGCAAAGCTTTAGTCTGCATATCATCATCTATCCATCCGAGTGCATGCATTCTTGAGATAACGCGATTTGCTCTGCCCATAGAAATATCATAATTTTTTGTTGGCGCATAAGTACTTGGAGCTTTAGCAAGACCTACCAGAAGAGCTGTCTCTTTTAATGTAAGTTCACTGAGATTTTTATGAAAATAACCATCAGCTGCTGTTTTTATACCATGGTAACCATGTCCAAAATATATCTCATTTAAATATCTCTCAAGTATCTCCTCTTTACTCAAAGAGAGTTCAACTTTAAGAGCATATATAACCTCTTTTATCTTCCTTGAGATTTTTTTATCTCTTGTGAGAAGTCTATTTTTCACTAACTGTTGAGTAATGGTACTTGCACCTTCTACCATTTTTCCAGCTTGCATATCTTTTATAATTGCTCTAAAAATAGCATCAAGATTAATCCCTGAGTGTTCAAAAAAAGTGGTATCCTCAATAGCTAAGAGCGCCTCAATAGCACGTGGAGGTATCTCATCAAATTTCGCATAGTATCTATGCTCATCTTCAAAAAGATTTGCAATTTTTTCACCATGTCTGTCATATATTCTTGTTGTAAGTTGCGGGTGATACTCAATAACTGAAGATATATCATAACTATACTCTTTTAAAAAATAGCCAATAACTATAAAAGGGGTTAAGACAGCGGCTAAGAAGAGCGTAAAGAAGATATTTCTGATAATTCTCATATTCTAAAATCCCTATTTGCAAAATTTGCATCTATTAAAATTTTTGTGTACTCTTGTTTTGGATTTTCAACTACATGTAGTGTCTCTCCACTCTCCACAACCCTGCCATCTTTGAGCACACAAATCTCTTCACAAATCATCTTTGCAGAGTTCATATCATGTGTTACAAATAGCATTTTAAAGCCTAGTTCCTTTTGAAGCTTTTTTAGGAGTTCCAAAATCACAACCCTTGTTTTAGGGTCAAGAGCGGTTGTAGGCTCATCAAGCAACATAAGTTTTGGCTCATGACTTAGCGCCATAGCTATTACCACTCTTTGAAGTTGCCCACCTGAGAGCTCAGGAGCAAATCTATCAAGGAGCTCTACATCCAAATCTACTTGAGCGAATAACTCTTCAACTCTCTTACTTGAGACAAAAAACTGTTTTTTAATCTTTGTTAGAGGAGAGAGAGCAGTAAAAGGGTTTTGTGGAACAAACGACACACTCTTCCCAGCTATAAGTTCAAAACTGTTTTCGTATTCTAGCGACATTTTCATACTGCTTGGCAACATATTTAAGAGCGCCTTTATTGTGAGGCTTTTTCCACTTCCGCTCTGTCCAACAAGAGCTAGAGATGAGTTGATATTAAAACTTACATCTACTAAAGTTTTTTCATTGATGCTTACATGTAGTTTTGAAATTTTCATTTTTGAATCTTATCCAAACTTCTGCATAATGCTCTTAAATCTTCACTACTCTCGCCAATTCTAGCAATAAGGCGGATGATAGCACGCTCTACTGTTGGCTGTCTTATGCCGCCAACAGAAAAACCTAACTTTTTAAGTTCATCACGTATTTTTATAACTTTCTCATTATCATCTATTACAACACTGCAAATTAGAGCATCCATCTTGATACCAAGTTCATCATAAACTATCTCTTGCCTTTTTCTTATCTCCTCTTTTAAAGAGTCTAAATTCTCTAAAATGTACTTAAGTGCGTTGTGAGCTAAGAGAGTATCATAGAGTGAGAGTGAAGTTGCATAAATTATAGGCTTTGCACGATTTATTAAATACTCAACAATATGAGAAGAAGCTAAAATAAAAGCGCCAAAACTTCCATAAGCTTTACCAAGCGTTCCCATTTTTATATGGTTTGGCTTTATGCTTATGTTATAGTGGTCATAAATTCCCATCAAATGCTCTCCAACAACTCCACTGCTATGTGCTTCATCCATTATCAAAATTGCATCATAAGCATCACAAAGTTCAAAAACTCTTCTATCTACCATATCGCCATCCATAGAGTAGATTCCCTCAACTGCAACTATTTTTCTCTGGGCTTTAGTTGTCTTTAAAAGCTTTTGTAACTCTTGCATATCATTATGTTTAAAAAATTTTACATTTATCTTTTTAAAATTGGTAGCTAATATGCCTGAGGCGTGATACTTCTCATCCATAAAAAGAACATCTTTTGAGCGGACTAACGCTTCAATCAAAGCAATATTTGCATTAAAACCGCTTCCTAAAATAACCCCGTCTTCAAAGCCATTTGCAACGCAAAGCGCATCTTCAAAATCTTTATGAATCTGATGATACCCATTTACTAAAAGAGAGGCTTTAGAGGAGTGAAGAGGCATATTTGAGAGTCTCTTACATGTAGCCTCATGTAGTGCTTTATTGTGAGAGAGCCCTAGATAATCATTTGAAGCAAAATCCAAAATTGATGTATCCACCACCTCTCTACTTCTGTATCTTGAAGCTCTCTTTAGCGCTTGGAGTTCATTAGTGTAATACATTATATAGCAACAACCCTGTTTCTTCCAGCATTTTTTGCCTCATAAAGAGCTTTATCTGCCCTTTTAAAAGTAAGCTCTAAATCCTCATCTTTTTTATACTCTGTAACACCAAAACTCATAGTTATTGCAACTATTTGATTATGTTCTTGTACTTTTGACCTAATCTTATCTGCCAACTTATAAGCATCAGATTTATTTACATGTGGAAGGATAAGAGCAAACTCCTCTCCTCCAATCCTGCAAAATATATCACTATCCCTTAAGCATGTAGTGATGAGTTTTGTATATTCAATTAGAACTTTATCTCCCACGTCATGCCCATAATTATCATTAATATTTTTAAAATTATCCATATCAAAAATAACTAAAGAGAGAGGATAAAAGTATCTGTTTGAGCTTGCGCACTCTTTTTTTATCTGTTTATTATAGCAGTAACGATTTCTGATTTTTGTAAGAGGGTCGGTTATGTTTGTATGTTCTAACTCTTTTTGATAAATTTTCTCATCTGTTATATTTGAAAAGATAGCACTATAGTGAGCATCTTCCTCTGATATCAAAGAGACTCCTACCGTAAAGTAATACTCTTTTTCATTATATAAAATTTTTACAAGGCTATTTTTTGGATTTTTTATAAGATACTCAAGCCAATTCACACCATCCATATCTTTATATATACAACCCTCTTCTTTTACAAAAAAATCAGAAATTGATTGGTGCTCAGCTTTGAAAGCTTCTAGTGTGTCGTAATCATTAAAATATTTAAAAAAAGTTTTATTCATATTGATGATATTATCTTTATCTACCACCATCACTATATTTGATGAGGAGTCAATAATATTTTTATAGTACATCTTCTGTTTTTTATTTCTATAATGTAAAAAACTCCCAAGAACAGCCATCATTATCATAAAAGCAACTATCGCAATACCAATCCACTTATACATGAAAAAATCCAAGTTAATGTTTAAAACATCATCCCTCTTTTTAAACATTATGTAGTGTCCAATAACTATATTTTGAATATTTTTAAGTGGATAAGTGCTTATGATATAGTGATTTTCAAACTTTTGTGGCGTGTGAATATAGTTATGAACTCCGTTTTTTCTTAAATATTCCATCAATACAACAGACGCATCTATGTTTGCTACATAATAATCATCTATAAAATTTTTACTCAAATGGTTTTTTAAAGTATTTTTGTACTCTTTGCTTAAAACTACGATAGAGTCAACTCCTATATCTTTCATCTGCTTGGAAATAGCATCAAATCTTGAGGATAGCTCCACTAAGCCAACAAGGGCACTGTTTTTTATAATAGGAACTATTGCTCTTATGCCAAAATCACCCTCTCCTATACTCACAGAAATAAGAGGCTTTTTAAGTGTTGATGCTTCAAGCAAGTCTTCTCTATTTTGATTTGAAACTGCTCCATTTTGCCCATTTGAACTAACATATATAGATTGCAAATCTTTATCAAGTATCTGCATCCAACTATTTTTATACAACTCATTTTCTATGAATTTTGAAATCAGTTCATCATAAGAGCTATTTTCAATACTATTACTAGAGATACCCTCTGCTAAAGATTTATCGTTTGCTATGGCAAAAGCAGTAGCAAGTGTAGTTTTTTGCCTATTAAGAATCATCTTCTCAACTTGCTCTCTCATTAAAGAGCTCTCTTTTTTATAACTCTGCTCTTTTATTTTGTGTTGTTCATTGCCAATAAGGCTTATATAAACTATTGCGATAAAGATAATTAAAGCTACAACAATTGTTCCAATAAAATAGGCTCTATTAAGTTTTAAAATAAGAAACCCCTTAAAAGATTCGTATTTAACCCCATTGCGGTACTCTCATATCCTGTTGTGCTTTTAATATATTTTTTACAAAAGCCCTCAACCATACATGCACCAGCTTTGCCTCTCCACTCTCCACTCTCTATGTAGCTGTCTATATCATCCATATCAAAAGCATCAAAGAGATAATCCGTTTTAGAAATATCGATAATTTTTATGCTCTTTGATTGAAAAATCATACATGTAATAATAGTAGTAACACTCTGGCTTTGAGTCATTAATATATTGCGTGCATCATCAGCACATTTTGCTTTTCTGAGTAATTTACCTCTTGAGACAACAACAGTATCTGCAACTAA
Proteins encoded:
- the glnA gene encoding type I glutamate--ammonia ligase, producing the protein MGKFVNSIEEFFSFCQENDVKYVDLRFTDLKGTWHHVTYRASAINEDNLTNGFPFDGSSIDKWQPINKSDMILKADVPTAFLDPFTADPTIIIFCDVYDIYKGQMYEKCPRSIAKATLKHAESLGIADAAYFGPENEFFVFDDVRVIDNINEAGYKIDTEEGDWNSNTHYPDGYNSGHRGGVKGGYFPVAPIDTQVDLRAEMMDVLEQVGLEVILGHHEVAQGQGEIGIVFSDMIGAADNVQKLKYVVKMVAHLNGKTATFMPKPLFGDNGNGMHVHQSLWKDGKNLFYKEGNYANLSEMALNYVGGIFRHAKALASITNPSTNSYKRLIPGFEAPSILTYSMQNRSASCRIPYGAGEKTTRIEMRFPDSTACPYLAFSALMMAGLDGIKNKTVPVGPMDEDLFELSLDEIREKGIPQMPHTLREATEALIADNEFLRPVFSKTFIDDYQHYMFERQIWPDESRPTAYEFKTTYSC
- the leuA gene encoding 2-isopropylmalate synthase — protein: MKNIPQGKYRPYPKIDLPDRTWPNNSITEAPKWCSVDLRDGNQALINPMDMNKKLSLFALLLKIGFKEIEVGFPSASKVEFDFLRRLVDDKLIPDDVTIQVLVQAREHLIERTFEALRGVKKATIHLYNSTSSAQRKMVFQKSKDEIITLALEGVDLVKKYEKSHDGEIFLEYSPESFTGTELEYAAKIANAVTKRWGISDSRKVIINLPATVEMATPNIYADQIEWMSRHLDNRENVIISTHTHNDRGTSIAATELALLAGADRVEGTLLSNGERTGNVDIITLALNMTTQGIDSKLDFSNVNEVLDVVERCTEIETHVRHPYVGELVYTAFSGSHQDAINKGLAHRKSNPASHWEVPYLPIDPDDVGRSYESIIRINSQSGKGGVAYILEKNFGYQLPKTMHPEMGKLVQDVSDKKGQELSSEEIFEIFNENYFNIKEHISLVDFTVSSLKGISKCTLTYILNGTEIVSNGEGNGPVDACRDALMKDYRNSFSINSYFEHSFGNKSSAKAIAYIEIETPKTLSCFGVGADNDIATASVKALFCALNRAFI
- the pstB gene encoding phosphate ABC transporter ATP-binding protein PstB produces the protein MATIIEINKKKALEVKNFEFTYAKADVPSVKKLSMPVAKHNITALIGPSGCGKTTLLRSFNRMHDLYPNNKYSGEITFKDRNILTSKEDLIKLRIQIGMIFQKPTAFPMSIFDNVAYGLKLQGIKNRTELSGRVEKALKDAAIWNEVKDRLKHDANGLSGGQQQRLCIARAVAVEPEVLLFDEPTSALDPISTGGIEELIVELRERVSIIIVTHNMQQAARVSDYTGFMYLGELIELGKTEEIFVTPKEKLTEEYITGKFG
- the pstA gene encoding phosphate ABC transporter permease PstA, producing MTYTQKRIIINKAVMTLSTLCAIIGMGFLFWILSVLVINGIDALSANIFLNEGAPPGNDQGGLKHALIGQLYLVGYASIFGVPLGILAGTYLSEYSQKSKIAEVVRDISDIMMSAPSIVIGAFVYAVVVTPMGHFSGWAGSIALTIIMLPIILRTTDDMLQLVPSTLREAAFALGAPKYKVIIQVVYRGAKAGILTGILLGVARVAGETAPLLFTSFNDNFLNTDMMQPMASLTVTMYNYASSPYEDWQQLGWAAAFILSMFILTLNILGRLFLLKKRGKH
- a CDS encoding ATP-binding cassette domain-containing protein, which translates into the protein MKISKLHVSINEKTLVDVSFNINSSLALVGQSGSGKSLTIKALLNMLPSSMKMSLEYENSFELIAGKSVSFVPQNPFTALSPLTKIKKQFFVSSKRVEELFAQVDLDVELLDRFAPELSGGQLQRVVIAMALSHEPKLMLLDEPTTALDPKTRVVILELLKKLQKELGFKMLFVTHDMNSAKMICEEICVLKDGRVVESGETLHVVENPKQEYTKILIDANFANRDFRI
- a CDS encoding transglycosylase domain-containing protein, encoding MRIIRNIFFTLFLAAVLTPFIVIGYFLKEYSYDISSVIEYHPQLTTRIYDRHGEKIANLFEDEHRYYAKFDEIPPRAIEALLAIEDTTFFEHSGINLDAIFRAIIKDMQAGKMVEGASTITQQLVKNRLLTRDKKISRKIKEVIYALKVELSLSKEEILERYLNEIYFGHGYHGIKTAADGYFHKNLSELTLKETALLVGLAKAPSTYAPTKNYDISMGRANRVISRMHALGWIDDDMQTKALLEKPEVFDDTLTQNSAPFIVDEVQRIVAGIGINDFKSGGYEVHTTIDLKLQEAAEDSLKKAYNLSVARIEASTPSKDKQGTKTDLLNGALVSINPKNGDILALVGSVDYKKSSYNRATQGRRQPGSAFKPFIYQVAIDLGYSGVTELVDIARTYTYYKDGEEQKWQPKNYEKSYKGLLTLREALVHSSNLATINLVNDIGLPQLLREFKKFGIKNLPPDLSIALGSITLSPLQLAHYYSSFANDGVQVEPTLIRNIDKGVTTIFESELKSKYITDPAQAYIMTTILRDVVERGTGRSARVDGIELAGKTGTTNKNMDGWFAGYSPSIETVVWFGNDDNTPMDRIETGGRIAGPAFSMYYEKALELYPQIPRKFEAPDGIKEIVIDGKKEYFSDTSKPPRIDADSNTNEKLLF
- a CDS encoding phosphate signaling complex PhoU family protein; its protein translation is MGTKYHERINFIKDKLSLLLKDIIAADELSLEAFKSDDANKFKEVETLLAKIGLIGDEIDNEVIKTFALFGPEANELRFLITFLKMTNELISIGGGVKKYARRMSEHSKSGCTIEPFKPSILLLHKSSINALKYILECFTNIQECNYEDNYRKVLVEESMNDDLFSVLEKEILNKIIDEKELSIEYVKVLGSLRKLERSCDRSVNIANLMMYAKLGGEIKFFQ